A window of Fibrobacter sp. UBA4297 contains these coding sequences:
- the nadE gene encoding NAD(+) synthase — MKLYVVQMKILPGNVQANMQTMKAAFDRAKAAEVDCVVFPRYALTGPSNRALPVDWAEIRKYAGNMPFFLCGDVLDDTPLLNVAHVTHGSDFYVVGRREVENKELSHLAQDCAMPVVCLNGVGTDNTGKNIYALSGGSRVFDCDGKIVFEMPLFSEAEAVIEFVDGQVQVYAESSKPYTSEIAEIHDALVFMIRENLKMFHISRMVIGASGGIDSAVSAALYAEAIGPQNVYLVNMPTRFNSDTTKNAARDLAENLGTPYMVAPISDIIESVCHTLERCSFVRNDTVMKVAGINHENLQARTRSASILSTVASVVGAGVTCNGNKSEAMVGYCTLYGDTCGVMCALGDLWKTQVYALARYINRDSEIIPKASIDIPASAELSDAMNVDEGKGDPILYPYHDKLFAMWVEKGVSLEFTEKLAAQGLICETLGVDAAYFKAHLPTTEAVLEDMRFWYRRFKGLALAKRIQFPPILSVSGHAFGGEYRESQVSC, encoded by the coding sequence ATGAAACTTTATGTGGTACAGATGAAAATTTTGCCGGGCAATGTGCAGGCAAATATGCAAACGATGAAGGCCGCTTTTGACCGTGCTAAGGCTGCCGAAGTAGATTGCGTTGTGTTTCCACGATATGCACTTACTGGGCCAAGCAACAGGGCGCTCCCCGTAGACTGGGCCGAGATCCGCAAGTATGCGGGCAACATGCCGTTCTTCTTGTGCGGGGACGTGCTTGACGATACGCCGCTTTTGAATGTGGCGCATGTGACTCATGGCAGTGACTTTTATGTGGTCGGTCGTCGCGAAGTCGAAAACAAGGAACTTTCGCACTTGGCTCAGGATTGTGCCATGCCTGTCGTTTGCCTCAATGGCGTCGGGACTGACAATACCGGAAAGAATATTTATGCGCTTTCGGGCGGTAGCCGCGTGTTTGACTGCGATGGCAAAATCGTTTTTGAAATGCCGCTCTTTAGCGAAGCGGAGGCAGTTATTGAATTTGTCGATGGCCAGGTGCAGGTCTATGCGGAATCCTCAAAGCCTTACACAAGTGAAATTGCCGAGATTCACGATGCGCTCGTGTTCATGATTCGCGAGAACTTGAAGATGTTCCATATCTCGCGCATGGTCATTGGGGCAAGTGGCGGTATCGATAGCGCCGTTTCTGCCGCTCTTTATGCCGAAGCGATTGGACCGCAGAATGTTTACCTCGTGAACATGCCCACGCGCTTCAATTCCGATACGACGAAGAATGCGGCACGTGACTTGGCCGAGAACCTTGGAACGCCGTACATGGTCGCCCCGATTTCGGACATCATTGAATCTGTTTGCCATACGCTGGAACGTTGCTCTTTTGTGCGTAACGATACGGTGATGAAGGTTGCAGGTATCAATCACGAGAACTTGCAGGCGAGGACGCGCTCTGCTTCGATTCTTTCGACGGTTGCATCTGTGGTGGGGGCCGGCGTGACTTGCAATGGCAACAAGAGCGAGGCCATGGTCGGTTACTGCACGCTGTACGGCGATACTTGCGGTGTGATGTGCGCTCTTGGCGACTTGTGGAAAACTCAGGTCTATGCGCTAGCCCGTTACATCAATCGCGATTCTGAAATCATCCCGAAGGCGTCTATTGACATCCCGGCGAGCGCAGAACTCAGTGATGCAATGAATGTCGATGAAGGCAAGGGTGACCCGATTCTTTACCCGTACCATGACAAACTCTTTGCGATGTGGGTCGAGAAGGGCGTGAGTCTTGAATTTACCGAAAAGCTTGCAGCGCAAGGCTTGATTTGCGAAACGCTCGGTGTGGATGCCGCCTATTTTAAGGCTCATTTGCCAACGACCGAAGCTGTGCTCGAAGACATGCGCTTCTGGTACCGTAGGTTCAAGGGACTTGCCTTGGCAAAGCGCATCCAGTTCCCGCCGATTCTTTCCGTGAGTGGGCATGCCTTTGGCGGTGAATACCGCGAGAGCCAGGTTTCTTGTTAG
- a CDS encoding NAD(P)H-binding protein: MIALLTGGAGVVGKALCRELIARGVCVRVLTLPGDSLAKSLPSEVDVRYGDVTDFDSIRGAFENVDVVYHLAAILLSTKRGAFEHVNTWGTRNVVEACKLAGVRRFLYVSSISVTYPVLTPYGESKKKGEALVRASGLDWTIVRPTLVIGDGGGVEFNMFRDYVKRFPVYFMPGGGKCLKRPVRSVDLVKGIAVAGLMTSAVGKTYALAGSTVMTMAEMAKHVLTDAGMHHLMVPLPWWISKRIAVLKNWIGGERVSAEQALAGFLYDAAPSIEDAERDLDYYPGCPF, encoded by the coding sequence ATGATTGCTCTTTTAACGGGTGGCGCCGGCGTCGTAGGGAAGGCGTTGTGCCGGGAACTAATAGCACGGGGAGTGTGTGTCCGCGTCTTGACGCTTCCGGGCGATTCTTTGGCGAAGTCCTTACCGAGCGAGGTGGACGTCCGTTACGGCGATGTGACCGATTTTGATTCTATCCGAGGGGCGTTCGAAAACGTCGATGTCGTCTATCACTTGGCGGCAATTCTTTTATCTACAAAACGCGGGGCGTTCGAGCATGTGAATACGTGGGGGACGCGCAATGTTGTTGAAGCCTGCAAACTTGCGGGTGTGCGGCGCTTCCTTTATGTTTCTAGCATTTCGGTAACGTACCCGGTACTCACGCCGTATGGCGAAAGCAAAAAGAAGGGGGAGGCTTTGGTGCGAGCCTCCGGACTTGACTGGACGATTGTGCGCCCGACGCTTGTGATTGGCGATGGGGGCGGTGTCGAGTTCAACATGTTCCGCGATTACGTGAAACGATTCCCTGTCTATTTTATGCCGGGTGGCGGCAAGTGCTTAAAACGCCCGGTCCGCAGTGTGGATTTGGTCAAGGGAATTGCCGTGGCAGGGCTTATGACGAGTGCCGTGGGGAAGACTTATGCCCTTGCGGGTTCAACCGTAATGACGATGGCGGAAATGGCTAAGCATGTGCTGACTGACGCCGGGATGCACCACCTGATGGTCCCGCTGCCGTGGTGGATCTCGAAACGCATTGCGGTTCTGAAAAATTGGATTGGTGGCGAGCGCGTGTCTGCCGAGCAGGCTTTGGCGGGTTTTCTGTACGATGCCGCGCCTTCCATCGAGGATGCCGAACGCGACCTAGACTACTATCCGGGCTGCCCGTTCTAG
- the hisD gene encoding histidinol dehydrogenase, translating to MKIVKVTPKSQEIDRICGREVAPSKEIHDKVMDILADIKNGGYAKAVEYAQKFDGLKGKNLRVSEAEIKKSAAKCPPEMQRALKQAIKNVRDFHVNQMEDSWLMEGKDGVVLGQRIRPMKRVGLYVPGGAGIYPSTVIMNAVPAIVAGVKDIVVVTPIKGEINRAVAFVLCELGITEVYHIGGAQAIGMLAYGAKDGKGKVVVERVDKIVGPGNVFAAVAKKEVFGIVDIDMVAGPSEVLVLADNTCDPDFVAADLLSQAEHGSGFEAAICITDNMETAQMISECVDIQVENSPKKELLTKVLDNFGRILVVKDWFDGVAIANAIAPEHMEIMTDEAESMAAQIENAGAVFIGPWSSEPVGDYFAGPNHVLPTNGTGRFFSPLGVYDFLKRMSIIKYSEKAIKKNAKAIAVVANEEGFIHHAAAVLKRL from the coding sequence ATGAAAATCGTAAAAGTCACTCCGAAGTCTCAAGAGATTGACAGAATTTGTGGTCGTGAAGTAGCTCCGAGCAAGGAAATTCACGACAAGGTCATGGACATCCTCGCCGACATCAAGAACGGCGGTTATGCCAAGGCTGTGGAATACGCTCAGAAGTTCGATGGCCTCAAGGGTAAGAACCTCCGCGTGTCCGAAGCCGAAATCAAGAAGTCTGCTGCCAAGTGCCCGCCTGAAATGCAGCGTGCGCTCAAGCAGGCTATCAAGAACGTCCGCGATTTCCACGTGAACCAGATGGAAGATTCCTGGCTCATGGAAGGCAAGGACGGCGTGGTTCTCGGTCAGCGTATCCGCCCGATGAAACGCGTGGGCCTTTATGTTCCTGGTGGTGCTGGCATTTACCCGAGCACGGTCATCATGAATGCGGTCCCGGCCATTGTCGCAGGTGTCAAGGACATCGTTGTCGTGACTCCGATCAAGGGCGAAATCAACCGCGCGGTCGCTTTTGTGCTTTGCGAACTCGGCATTACCGAAGTTTACCATATCGGTGGCGCTCAGGCTATCGGTATGCTCGCTTACGGTGCCAAGGATGGCAAGGGCAAGGTTGTCGTGGAACGCGTCGACAAGATTGTGGGCCCGGGTAACGTTTTTGCCGCTGTCGCGAAGAAGGAAGTTTTTGGCATTGTGGATATCGACATGGTGGCAGGCCCGTCCGAAGTGCTCGTGCTTGCAGACAATACCTGCGATCCGGACTTTGTCGCTGCTGACCTCTTGAGCCAGGCAGAACACGGTTCTGGCTTTGAAGCCGCCATCTGCATTACGGACAACATGGAAACCGCACAGATGATTAGTGAATGTGTGGACATCCAGGTCGAAAATTCCCCGAAGAAGGAACTTTTGACGAAGGTGCTCGATAACTTCGGTCGCATCCTCGTGGTGAAGGATTGGTTCGACGGTGTGGCCATTGCTAACGCCATTGCTCCGGAACACATGGAAATTATGACGGACGAAGCCGAATCCATGGCGGCCCAGATTGAAAATGCGGGTGCCGTGTTTATCGGCCCGTGGTCTTCTGAACCGGTGGGCGACTACTTTGCAGGCCCGAACCACGTTCTCCCCACGAACGGCACGGGTCGCTTCTTTAGCCCGCTCGGCGTCTATGACTTCCTCAAGCGCATGAGCATCATCAAGTACTCCGAAAAGGCTATCAAGAAGAACGCAAAGGCAATTGCTGTCGTGGCTAATGAAGAAGGCTTCATCCACCACGCCGCCGCAGTCCTCAAGAGACTGTAA
- the purL gene encoding phosphoribosylformylglycinamidine synthase: MLILRGTPALSDFRLQKLSSDFKAAGIPVASVYAEFLHVVDLSADLTDSEKETLEKVLHYGPMREVKALEGELFVVCPRPGTISPWSSKATDIAHICGLPAIKRIERAIAYYVKFEGAAPAGAREKISAKIHDRMTQAVFADTAALEVLFSKEEPRPLNVIPVLTEGRNALVKADKEMGLALSADEIDYLVKNFTELKRNPTDVELYMFAQANSEHCRHKVFGAEWTIDGVKQDKSLFQMIKNTYQLHNSNIFSAYKDNAAVMKGATAGRFYADPRTNKYDFHNEEVDILMKVETHNHPTAISPFPGAATGSGGEIRDEGATGKGSKPKAGLTGFSVSNLKLPGAVQPWEKDFGSPSRIASALDIMIEGPLGGAAFNNEYGRPNILGYFRTFEQEVSSEKGTEVRGYHKPIMLAGGLGNIKHQHIEKGHIDPGDHLIVLGGPAMLIGLGGGAASSVANGAGNESLDFASVQRENPEMERRCQEVIDRCWAMNEENPITFIHDVGAGGLSNAFPELVNDGGLGGKFELRNVPNDEPGMSPFEIWSNESQERYVIAIAGDKLDVFDAICKRERCPYAVVGEAIPEKHLTLTDKYFGTTPIDMPLGVLLGKPPRMIRNEKSQKRPLSSTVVPAGVTVKDVAHRVLANPTVADKTFLISIGDRSVTGMICRDQMVGPWQVPVADCAVTSATLDTYEGEVMSMGERAPIALISPAAAARMTVAESLTNMAAACVPDMGRVNLSANWMATPNYEGDGADLYEAVKSIGMELCPELGITIPVGKDSMSMSTVWQDEKGSHRVTAPISLVISAFAPCADVRKTLTPQLLQKKDTTLVLVDLARGKNRMGASIAAQVYNNLGDKAPDVDSAKELRAFFETIQKLNADGKIMAYHDKSDGGLYTTVVEMAFAGHVGVTLDAAALQGNVIDALFNEELGAVLQVANADLAAVKAAFEAAGLGDTVSEIGKLNDTYNIVIGDYAEGLSDLRAIWSDTTRRIAALRDNPECAESEYKLKLEQDDPGITPKVTFDVAASAKIIKDYASRPKMAILREQGVNGELEMAAAFQKAGFESIDVHMTDILEGRVSLKDFNGLVACGGFSYGDVLGAGEGWAKSILFNPKARAEFEAYFNRKDTFTLGVCNGCQMVSNLKDLIPGAKHWPRFVQNISERFEARYCSLKVEDTPAVLLKGMAGSVLPIAVAHGEGRAEFASREAAEACLKTGLVALRYVDGKHEYTERYPLNPNGSPFGINGLCSEDGRALVMMPHPERVFRTCQYSWHPAEWGEDGPWMQLFRNGRIFVG; the protein is encoded by the coding sequence ATGCTCATTCTTCGTGGTACTCCGGCTCTGTCGGATTTCCGTCTGCAAAAGCTTTCATCTGATTTTAAGGCCGCTGGGATTCCGGTTGCATCTGTGTATGCCGAATTCCTCCATGTGGTGGATTTGTCCGCCGACCTGACCGATTCCGAAAAGGAAACGCTCGAAAAGGTCCTTCATTACGGCCCGATGCGCGAAGTCAAGGCGCTCGAAGGTGAACTCTTTGTGGTCTGCCCGCGTCCGGGTACGATTAGCCCGTGGAGCTCCAAAGCGACCGATATCGCTCACATCTGCGGCCTCCCGGCTATCAAGCGCATTGAACGTGCTATTGCTTACTACGTGAAGTTTGAAGGTGCTGCTCCAGCTGGCGCCCGTGAAAAGATTTCTGCCAAGATTCACGACCGCATGACGCAGGCTGTGTTTGCCGACACTGCCGCTCTCGAAGTTCTCTTCAGCAAGGAAGAACCGCGTCCGCTCAATGTGATTCCGGTGCTTACCGAAGGCCGCAACGCTCTCGTGAAGGCTGACAAGGAAATGGGTCTTGCCCTCTCCGCCGACGAAATCGATTATCTCGTCAAGAACTTCACTGAACTCAAGCGCAACCCGACCGACGTTGAACTTTACATGTTCGCTCAGGCCAACTCGGAACACTGCCGTCACAAGGTGTTCGGTGCCGAATGGACCATCGATGGCGTGAAGCAGGACAAGTCCTTGTTCCAGATGATCAAGAACACTTACCAGCTTCACAATTCCAACATCTTCAGCGCTTATAAGGATAACGCGGCTGTGATGAAAGGTGCAACGGCTGGACGTTTCTACGCGGATCCGCGTACGAACAAGTACGACTTCCACAACGAAGAAGTCGATATTTTGATGAAGGTCGAAACCCACAACCACCCGACGGCCATTTCTCCGTTCCCGGGTGCCGCTACGGGTAGTGGTGGCGAAATCCGCGACGAAGGTGCCACGGGTAAGGGTTCCAAGCCGAAGGCCGGCCTTACGGGCTTCAGCGTTTCAAACCTCAAGCTTCCGGGTGCAGTTCAGCCGTGGGAAAAGGACTTCGGAAGCCCGTCCCGCATTGCGTCTGCTTTGGACATTATGATCGAAGGTCCGCTCGGCGGCGCAGCATTCAACAACGAATATGGCCGTCCGAACATCCTCGGTTACTTCCGTACTTTTGAACAGGAAGTTTCTTCTGAAAAGGGTACCGAAGTTCGCGGTTACCACAAGCCGATTATGTTGGCTGGCGGTCTTGGCAACATCAAGCACCAGCACATTGAAAAGGGTCACATCGACCCGGGTGACCACCTGATCGTTCTCGGCGGTCCGGCGATGCTCATCGGTCTCGGTGGCGGTGCTGCAAGCTCTGTCGCAAACGGTGCCGGTAATGAATCCCTCGACTTTGCTTCTGTGCAACGTGAAAACCCGGAAATGGAACGCCGCTGCCAGGAAGTCATCGACCGCTGCTGGGCGATGAACGAAGAAAACCCGATTACGTTTATTCATGACGTGGGTGCAGGTGGACTTTCGAACGCTTTCCCGGAACTGGTGAACGATGGCGGCCTCGGCGGTAAGTTTGAACTCCGCAACGTGCCGAACGACGAACCGGGCATGAGTCCGTTTGAAATCTGGAGTAACGAATCCCAGGAACGTTATGTGATCGCAATCGCCGGCGACAAGCTCGACGTGTTCGATGCAATCTGTAAGCGCGAACGTTGCCCGTACGCTGTGGTGGGCGAAGCGATTCCAGAAAAGCACTTGACCCTTACCGACAAGTACTTCGGTACGACTCCGATTGATATGCCGCTCGGTGTGCTTCTCGGCAAACCGCCGCGCATGATCCGCAATGAAAAGTCCCAGAAGCGTCCGCTTTCTTCCACGGTGGTTCCGGCTGGCGTGACGGTGAAGGATGTGGCTCACCGCGTGCTTGCAAACCCGACCGTTGCCGATAAGACGTTCCTCATTTCTATCGGTGACCGTTCCGTGACGGGTATGATTTGCCGCGATCAGATGGTTGGTCCGTGGCAGGTGCCGGTTGCAGACTGCGCCGTGACGAGTGCTACGCTCGACACTTACGAAGGTGAAGTCATGAGCATGGGCGAACGCGCTCCGATTGCTTTGATTTCTCCGGCTGCCGCTGCCCGCATGACGGTGGCGGAATCCCTCACGAACATGGCTGCCGCTTGCGTGCCGGATATGGGCCGCGTGAATTTGTCTGCAAACTGGATGGCCACGCCGAACTACGAAGGCGATGGTGCTGACCTTTATGAAGCCGTGAAGTCCATCGGTATGGAACTCTGCCCGGAACTTGGCATTACGATTCCGGTGGGTAAGGACTCCATGAGCATGAGCACCGTGTGGCAGGACGAAAAGGGTAGCCACCGCGTGACCGCTCCGATTTCGCTCGTGATTAGTGCCTTTGCTCCGTGCGCTGACGTTCGCAAGACGCTCACGCCGCAACTCTTGCAGAAGAAGGACACGACGCTTGTGCTCGTGGACCTCGCTCGCGGCAAGAACCGTATGGGTGCATCCATTGCCGCTCAGGTTTACAACAACCTCGGTGACAAGGCTCCGGATGTCGATTCCGCCAAGGAACTTCGTGCCTTCTTCGAAACCATCCAGAAGCTCAATGCCGATGGCAAGATTATGGCTTACCACGACAAGAGCGATGGCGGTCTCTACACGACGGTTGTCGAAATGGCTTTCGCAGGTCATGTGGGTGTAACGCTCGATGCAGCAGCACTCCAGGGCAACGTCATCGACGCTCTCTTCAACGAAGAACTCGGTGCCGTTCTCCAGGTCGCAAATGCAGATCTCGCTGCTGTGAAGGCTGCTTTCGAAGCCGCTGGTCTTGGCGATACCGTTTCTGAAATCGGTAAGCTCAACGATACGTACAACATTGTGATTGGCGACTACGCCGAAGGCCTCTCTGACCTGCGCGCCATTTGGAGCGATACGACTCGCCGCATCGCCGCTCTCCGTGACAATCCGGAATGTGCCGAAAGCGAATACAAGCTCAAGCTCGAACAGGACGATCCGGGTATCACGCCGAAGGTCACCTTCGACGTGGCGGCGTCCGCCAAGATTATCAAGGACTACGCAAGCCGCCCGAAGATGGCGATTCTCCGCGAACAGGGCGTCAACGGCGAACTCGAAATGGCTGCCGCCTTCCAGAAGGCTGGCTTTGAATCCATTGACGTTCACATGACCGACATTCTCGAAGGCCGCGTAAGCCTCAAGGACTTCAACGGTCTCGTGGCTTGCGGTGGCTTCAGCTATGGTGACGTTCTCGGTGCAGGTGAAGGCTGGGCCAAGAGCATCTTGTTCAACCCGAAGGCTCGCGCTGAATTTGAAGCTTACTTCAACCGCAAGGATACCTTTACGCTCGGCGTCTGCAACGGCTGCCAGATGGTCTCGAACCTCAAGGATTTGATTCCGGGCGCTAAGCACTGGCCGCGCTTTGTGCAGAACATCTCCGAACGCTTCGAAGCTCGTTACTGCTCTTTGAAGGTCGAAGATACGCCGGCTGTGCTCCTCAAGGGCATGGCAGGTTCTGTCCTCCCGATCGCTGTTGCTCACGGTGAAGGCCGTGCTGAATTCGCAAGCCGCGAAGCTGCTGAAGCCTGCCTCAAGACAGGTCTCGTGGCTCTCCGCTATGTCGACGGCAAGCACGAATACACCGAACGCTATCCGCTCAACCCGAACGGTTCTCCGTTTGGCATCAACGGCCTCTGCTCTGAAGATGGCCGTGCGCTTGTGATGATGCCGCACCCGGAACGCGTATTCCGCACCTGCCAATACTCTTGGCACCCGGCAGAATGGGGTGAAGATGGCCCGTGGATGCAGCTGTTCCGCAACGGCCGAATCTTCGTCGGGTAA
- the slyD gene encoding peptidylprolyl isomerase, with translation MKIAEKTVVQMHYTLKSDEGAVIDSSEGREPLQYIQGMRMIVPGLEKAMVGHDVGDKFDVVVIPAEGYGEYDERMTQEVPLNVFQGVDKVEAGMAFYAQTPGGPMPIRIKSVGEKTAIIDANHELAGKNLNFAIEVVSVREATEDDLKPFEHHCCCGGHDGEDHECECGGHGHKENCDGKGGCGCEHHAEHHKE, from the coding sequence ATGAAAATTGCAGAAAAAACAGTTGTCCAGATGCACTACACCCTGAAGTCCGATGAAGGTGCTGTAATCGATTCCTCCGAAGGTCGCGAACCGCTCCAGTACATCCAGGGCATGCGCATGATCGTTCCGGGTCTCGAAAAGGCTATGGTCGGTCACGATGTGGGCGACAAGTTTGACGTTGTCGTCATTCCGGCAGAAGGCTACGGCGAATACGACGAACGCATGACTCAGGAAGTTCCGCTGAACGTGTTCCAGGGAGTCGACAAGGTCGAAGCAGGCATGGCTTTCTATGCCCAGACTCCGGGTGGTCCGATGCCGATCCGCATCAAGTCTGTTGGTGAAAAGACGGCTATTATCGACGCTAACCACGAACTTGCTGGCAAGAACCTCAACTTTGCTATTGAAGTTGTCTCTGTTCGCGAAGCTACTGAAGATGACCTCAAGCCGTTTGAACACCATTGCTGCTGCGGTGGTCACGATGGTGAAGACCACGAATGCGAATGTGGCGGTCACGGCCATAAGGAAAATTGCGATGGCAAGGGCGGCTGCGGTTGCGAACACCACGCCGAACACCATAAGGAATAA
- the cimA gene encoding citramalate synthase yields the protein MNSSKKVLLYDTTLRDGNQDRKISLSLADKVQIARILDHFGFDYIEGGWPNPSNPTDEEFFKLIKDVKLKHAKIAAFGSTRRPGILPENDPLLQALIKSEAPVKTIFGKSWDLHVTDVIRTTLEENLDMIESSVAYLKEHSEEVIYDAEHFFDGYKANPEYALETLKAAELGHADCIVLCDTNGGTMPWEIEQIIAEVQKRISTPLGIHVHNDSGLAVANSIYAVKAGCIMVQGVVNGYGERCGNANLTTIAADLKFKMDCDFTAAKKLSHLRQLSSNIDQIVNLPSDVHAPYVGDAAFAHKGGAHIDGVMKVSRSFEHIDPHSVGNDRVFVTSDQAGGSLVVEKLKAIKPGIDKKDPVVASLLKEIKERENAGWHFDSAEASFKLLVYRHLGMVKEPFKVLNYRVIEDKTPQGVSVSQATVKLQVGDKISHQVSEGDGPVNALDAALRKALLPFFPCMESVRLDDFKVRVLGSNVASDATVRVWTTFGDEHGYWNMVGVSSNIIEACWTAFVDGLTYKILLEDNVIPNAYKHLDVAASSEGLAENA from the coding sequence ATGAATTCTTCTAAAAAAGTCCTTTTATACGATACAACGCTCCGTGACGGTAACCAAGACCGTAAAATAAGTCTCTCCTTAGCTGATAAAGTCCAGATCGCTCGAATTTTGGACCACTTTGGATTTGACTATATTGAAGGCGGTTGGCCGAACCCCAGCAATCCGACCGATGAGGAATTTTTCAAGCTCATCAAGGACGTAAAGCTCAAGCATGCAAAGATTGCTGCGTTTGGCAGCACGCGCCGTCCGGGTATTTTGCCCGAGAACGACCCGCTTTTGCAGGCGCTCATCAAGTCCGAAGCTCCGGTCAAGACGATTTTCGGCAAGAGCTGGGATTTGCATGTGACGGACGTTATCCGCACGACTCTCGAAGAAAACCTCGACATGATCGAGTCTTCTGTCGCATACCTCAAGGAACATTCCGAAGAGGTGATTTACGATGCGGAACATTTTTTCGATGGCTACAAGGCGAATCCGGAATATGCGCTCGAAACGCTCAAGGCAGCCGAACTTGGCCATGCCGATTGCATCGTGCTTTGCGATACGAATGGCGGAACGATGCCGTGGGAGATTGAACAGATTATTGCGGAAGTGCAAAAGCGTATTTCGACGCCGCTGGGCATCCATGTGCATAACGACAGTGGACTTGCCGTGGCAAACTCGATTTACGCTGTGAAGGCGGGCTGTATCATGGTGCAGGGCGTGGTGAATGGTTACGGTGAACGCTGTGGTAACGCCAACCTCACGACGATTGCTGCTGATTTGAAGTTCAAGATGGACTGCGATTTTACCGCTGCAAAGAAGCTCTCGCACTTGCGCCAGTTGAGCAGCAATATCGACCAGATTGTAAATTTGCCCAGTGACGTGCATGCTCCGTACGTGGGCGATGCCGCATTTGCCCATAAGGGGGGTGCCCACATCGATGGCGTCATGAAGGTCAGCCGCAGTTTTGAACATATCGACCCGCATTCCGTGGGCAACGACCGCGTGTTCGTGACAAGCGACCAGGCCGGTGGTTCTCTCGTTGTCGAAAAGCTCAAGGCCATCAAGCCGGGTATCGACAAGAAGGATCCGGTGGTGGCAAGCCTCCTCAAGGAAATCAAGGAACGCGAAAATGCGGGCTGGCATTTCGATAGTGCCGAAGCGAGTTTTAAGTTGCTCGTGTACCGCCACTTGGGAATGGTCAAGGAACCGTTCAAGGTCTTGAACTATCGCGTCATTGAAGACAAGACTCCGCAGGGTGTATCCGTGTCGCAGGCAACGGTCAAGCTCCAGGTGGGCGACAAGATTAGCCATCAGGTGAGCGAGGGCGATGGCCCGGTGAACGCACTCGATGCCGCTCTCCGCAAGGCGCTTTTGCCGTTCTTCCCGTGCATGGAAAGTGTGCGCCTGGACGATTTCAAGGTACGCGTGCTGGGTTCCAATGTGGCATCCGATGCAACGGTTCGCGTGTGGACGACGTTTGGCGATGAACACGGCTACTGGAATATGGTCGGCGTTTCGAGCAACATCATTGAGGCCTGTTGGACTGCTTTTGTCGATGGCCTTACATACAAGATTTTGCTTGAAGACAACGTTATCCCGAATGCATACAAGCATTTGGATGTGGCCGCCTCAAGCGAAGGGCTCGCCGAAAACGCTTAG